In Lentibacillus amyloliquefaciens, one DNA window encodes the following:
- a CDS encoding NAD-dependent protein deacylase, whose amino-acid sequence MKNWLKESSHTVVFTGAGMSTESGLPDFRSANQGLWKQKDPSKIASTDALNSNVDEFIEFYRSRVLTVKDYKPHKGHHILADWEKEGIIHSIITQNVDGFHQAAGSQNVSELHGTLTKVHCQSCGREYKNEAYVNQTYNCECGGILRPSITLFGEMLPQDAFQLAQSESEQADLFIVLGSSLSVTPANQFPLIAKDNGARLVIVNREPTEFDRFADEVIHSREIGEVLEEWNH is encoded by the coding sequence ATGAAAAATTGGTTAAAAGAATCGAGTCATACAGTTGTATTTACCGGTGCCGGCATGTCCACCGAAAGCGGACTTCCGGATTTTCGCTCCGCCAATCAGGGTTTGTGGAAGCAAAAAGATCCTAGCAAAATCGCCAGTACTGACGCCTTGAACAGCAACGTTGATGAATTTATCGAATTTTATCGCAGCCGGGTGCTCACTGTTAAAGATTATAAGCCGCACAAAGGGCACCATATTCTGGCTGACTGGGAAAAGGAAGGTATCATCCACTCGATTATCACGCAAAATGTCGACGGATTTCACCAAGCTGCAGGCAGTCAAAATGTCTCAGAACTCCATGGCACTTTAACCAAAGTGCACTGTCAGTCATGCGGGAGAGAATATAAAAACGAGGCATACGTGAATCAGACGTATAACTGCGAATGCGGTGGAATATTGCGGCCTTCAATCACATTGTTCGGGGAAATGCTGCCTCAGGATGCTTTTCAACTGGCACAGTCCGAATCGGAACAGGCTGATCTGTTCATTGTGCTCGGATCTTCGCTCAGTGTCACACCGGCCAATCAGTTTCCGCTGATCGCCAAGGACAACGGCGCCCGGCTTGTGATTGTCAACAGAGAACCAACTGAATTCGACAGGTTTGCTGATGAAGTCATTCATTCACGGGAAATCGGTGAGGTTTTGGAGGAATGGAATCATTAA
- a CDS encoding cyclase family protein, with product MSNELIKAVNLLKEKEWVDLTHAFGPDSPHFSAFSPAEFKTLFDHNDGFYAQQFTFPGQYGTHIDAPIHFVPGDNRYVHELGLQELVLPLVVIDKSKEAAENPDFTIYSDDILAFEKEHGEIESGSFVALRTDWSKRWPNQKTFDNKDDDGNSHAPGWSVEALQFLFEQRNITAIGHETFDTDAQIDFQKNGALVAEYFVLNQDTFQVEVMTNLDKIPAKGAVIFNIVPKAKGATGFPVRSFAILP from the coding sequence ATGAGCAATGAATTAATTAAAGCTGTCAATTTATTAAAGGAAAAGGAATGGGTGGATTTGACCCATGCATTCGGTCCGGACTCGCCGCATTTTTCCGCTTTTTCGCCAGCAGAGTTTAAGACCCTGTTTGACCATAATGACGGGTTTTATGCTCAGCAGTTTACATTTCCGGGCCAATACGGCACACATATCGACGCTCCTATTCACTTTGTTCCGGGCGACAACCGATATGTGCATGAATTGGGGTTGCAGGAACTGGTTCTGCCCCTCGTCGTTATTGATAAGTCGAAAGAGGCTGCGGAAAATCCTGACTTCACGATCTATTCAGATGATATACTGGCGTTTGAAAAAGAGCATGGTGAAATTGAATCCGGGTCATTTGTAGCACTGCGGACAGACTGGAGCAAACGCTGGCCCAATCAGAAGACATTCGACAACAAAGATGATGACGGCAACAGTCATGCACCAGGCTGGTCGGTAGAAGCACTGCAATTTTTATTTGAACAGCGCAACATCACGGCAATCGGGCATGAAACATTCGATACTGATGCCCAAATTGATTTTCAAAAAAACGGTGCACTCGTTGCCGAATATTTCGTCCTTAACCAGGATACATTTCAGGTTGAAGTGATGACGAATCTCGATAAAATCCCGGCTAAAGGCGCCGTCATCTTTAATATCGTGCCTAAGGCAAAAGGCGCAACCGGTTTTCCGGTTAGATCATTTGCAATTTTGCCATAA
- a CDS encoding 5-methyltetrahydropteroyltriglutamate--homocysteine S-methyltransferase, giving the protein MTKTTEKAPFRADHVGSLLRPEKLHEARSEFKQGNISAAELREVENIEIRRIVDKQLESGLQAVSDGEFRRTWFHLDFMEHLNGFEGYVPEQGYAFKGEEAEKYNVRNNGAISFNPDHPFLQDVKDLIDIVDARADVKFAIPSPNMFFNDGIRNPEIYPDIDKYAEDIIRTYQEALQNFYDAGLRYLQLDDVYIAGLAADTVPWNEDSGDQRDYLIDLAVRVLNESLAEKPDDLTVTVHLCRGNYRSTWAFEGGYDRIAPKLFAKGNVDGFFLEYDDERSGSFNPLKYIPENGPRVVLGVVTSKSGELEDKNDVIDRVKRASEIVPLDQLCLSPQCGFASTHHGNELSEEQQWTKLKLVVDTANEIWG; this is encoded by the coding sequence ATGACCAAAACAACTGAAAAAGCACCATTCCGCGCAGATCATGTCGGGAGCCTGCTGCGTCCCGAGAAATTGCATGAGGCAAGAAGTGAATTTAAACAAGGCAATATATCAGCCGCGGAATTGCGTGAAGTGGAAAACATAGAAATCAGACGAATTGTTGACAAGCAACTGGAAAGCGGACTTCAAGCCGTTTCAGACGGCGAGTTCCGCCGTACGTGGTTCCATCTGGATTTCATGGAGCATCTGAACGGATTTGAAGGGTATGTACCTGAACAAGGTTATGCTTTCAAAGGCGAAGAAGCAGAAAAATATAATGTCCGGAATAACGGTGCTATTTCATTTAACCCAGACCATCCATTTTTGCAGGATGTGAAAGATCTGATTGATATTGTTGATGCGCGGGCTGACGTTAAATTTGCTATCCCAAGCCCCAACATGTTTTTCAATGACGGTATTCGCAATCCGGAAATTTATCCGGACATCGATAAATATGCAGAAGATATTATCCGGACTTACCAAGAGGCACTGCAAAATTTTTATGATGCCGGCCTGCGCTACCTGCAGCTCGATGACGTTTATATTGCGGGGCTCGCTGCTGACACGGTGCCTTGGAATGAAGACTCCGGTGATCAACGTGACTATCTGATTGACCTGGCAGTCCGTGTCCTAAATGAAAGTCTGGCAGAAAAGCCCGATGACCTTACTGTAACGGTGCATTTATGCCGCGGCAATTACCGCTCTACATGGGCGTTTGAAGGTGGTTATGACCGCATTGCACCCAAGCTGTTTGCAAAAGGCAATGTCGATGGATTTTTCCTTGAATATGATGATGAACGTTCCGGAAGTTTCAACCCGCTCAAATACATCCCTGAAAATGGGCCAAGAGTTGTGCTTGGGGTTGTGACATCTAAGTCGGGTGAGTTGGAAGATAAAAATGACGTCATCGATCGTGTTAAACGCGCGTCTGAAATCGTGCCATTAGATCAGCTTTGCTTAAGCCCGCAATGCGGTTTTGCATCGACCCATCACGGCAATGAGCTGAGTGAAGAACAACAGTGGACAAAATTGAAATTGGTCGTCGATACAGCAAACGAAATTTGGGGATAA
- a CDS encoding aspartyl-phosphate phosphatase Spo0E family protein, with the protein MQDLEPETTQQIIGMAIAVKKKEMIDLGMTYGLTDTRTIQCSQHLDGLLNLYTDKHSLELTG; encoded by the coding sequence ATGCAAGACCTTGAGCCTGAAACAACCCAACAAATTATAGGGATGGCGATTGCTGTCAAAAAGAAGGAAATGATTGATTTGGGAATGACTTACGGTTTGACAGACACCAGAACAATTCAATGCAGCCAACATCTCGATGGTCTGCTGAATTTATATACAGATAAGCACAGCTTAGAGCTGACCGGGTAA
- a CDS encoding DMT family transporter — protein MVYAYIMMLFVVIFYAGNILTGRAINELPPFTIAFFRLVVAFIVMLPFGLRSAWEYRHKFLAYKKPLLIMTLTGITFFNTFIYGALQFTTSTNVSVLETVIPAAIVLLSAILLKERLRNIQIAGVLLSFFGAVWVVLDGNIFSIANINWNKGDVIMIGAIASWAVYSIWVKQYMHLFPQFGVLLTMSGISVVVLLPFVLTEWYITGIPTELMLPPNLMGLAYLGVFPSFIALIFYNRAVSVLGASQASIFLNFLPVVTMAGAYLWLDETITIMKITGTLVVILGVILTTKTGKSHLAHKRAYNRTN, from the coding sequence ATGGTCTACGCCTATATCATGATGCTCTTCGTCGTGATTTTTTATGCGGGAAATATACTGACGGGAAGAGCGATCAATGAACTGCCGCCATTTACGATTGCATTTTTCCGTTTGGTGGTTGCTTTTATTGTGATGCTTCCCTTTGGTCTGCGGAGTGCATGGGAATACCGCCATAAATTTCTGGCATATAAAAAGCCATTGTTGATTATGACGCTGACAGGGATCACGTTTTTTAATACATTTATATACGGCGCACTGCAGTTTACAACGTCAACGAATGTGTCGGTGCTGGAGACTGTCATTCCTGCTGCGATTGTTTTACTGAGTGCCATTTTATTAAAGGAGCGGCTCCGGAATATCCAGATAGCTGGGGTTCTATTATCGTTCTTCGGTGCGGTTTGGGTCGTATTGGACGGCAATATTTTTTCAATCGCCAATATAAACTGGAACAAAGGCGATGTGATTATGATTGGTGCTATTGCATCGTGGGCGGTTTATTCGATCTGGGTAAAACAATATATGCACTTGTTTCCGCAATTTGGCGTCCTTTTGACAATGAGCGGCATATCTGTCGTTGTGCTTTTGCCTTTTGTTCTGACTGAATGGTACATAACCGGAATACCAACTGAATTGATGCTCCCACCGAATTTAATGGGCTTGGCTTATCTCGGCGTTTTCCCGTCGTTTATTGCACTGATCTTCTATAACCGTGCAGTCAGCGTGCTTGGTGCTTCACAAGCTTCAATATTTCTCAATTTCCTGCCGGTCGTAACGATGGCGGGAGCATACTTATGGCTGGATGAAACAATTACGATAATGAAAATTACTGGTACTCTGGTCGTTATTCTCGGTGTAATCCTGACAACGAAAACGGGAAAATCTCATTTGGCTCATAAAAGGGCATACAACCGCACAAACTAG
- a CDS encoding cytochrome c oxidase assembly protein, which translates to MGALLSNYAWYELLGPVTLLAAALLCYWYVRTMIKSPHYHTTTTQKVYFFTAVTLFYLAEGSPFAVIAEEYLVSALIFQLSIMAFVVVPLFILSLPNGYLDIFFWRHKRLKIAGFLFKHPWPLAVIFNGLITVYLIPLFFNVINGNMLLQFLYEVLVVLFAFLTWWVIIQPSDEIADHSYFMRVAYVFFTTLFLMPIGIFLLVIQDPVYTTYTGVAGELIPALTAVYDQQAAGGLLKFVQITCYSIALFHLLKKWGLQEEENEGKVDDDTRVVQGVVIKLNERNRRNKGKKR; encoded by the coding sequence ATGGGTGCATTGTTGAGTAATTATGCATGGTATGAATTGCTTGGGCCTGTAACGCTTTTAGCGGCCGCATTGCTTTGTTATTGGTATGTCAGAACAATGATCAAATCACCTCATTATCATACGACAACGACACAAAAAGTTTATTTCTTCACAGCGGTGACGTTGTTTTATCTTGCAGAAGGTTCACCATTTGCTGTGATTGCTGAGGAGTATTTGGTCAGTGCACTGATTTTTCAGTTGTCAATAATGGCTTTTGTCGTGGTGCCGCTCTTTATTCTGAGTTTGCCGAATGGGTATCTGGATATCTTTTTCTGGCGCCATAAACGTTTGAAAATTGCCGGGTTTCTGTTCAAGCATCCATGGCCGCTTGCGGTTATCTTTAATGGACTTATCACTGTATATTTGATTCCATTATTTTTCAATGTCATCAATGGAAACATGCTTCTGCAGTTCCTTTATGAAGTGCTTGTCGTTTTGTTTGCTTTTCTCACATGGTGGGTCATCATTCAGCCGTCAGATGAAATAGCTGATCATAGCTATTTTATGCGCGTGGCGTATGTTTTTTTTACAACATTATTTCTCATGCCAATCGGTATATTTTTGCTCGTTATTCAAGATCCGGTTTACACCACTTATACAGGTGTTGCAGGGGAACTGATTCCGGCATTAACCGCTGTCTATGACCAGCAGGCTGCCGGGGGCTTGTTAAAATTCGTCCAGATTACATGTTACTCGATTGCCCTATTTCATCTGCTTAAAAAGTGGGGGTTACAAGAAGAAGAAAACGAAGGCAAGGTTGACGATGATACGCGTGTGGTTCAAGGCGTCGTCATCAAATTGAATGAACGGAACCGGCGGAATAAGGGAAAAAAACGATAA
- a CDS encoding universal stress protein gives MKRRILVAYDGSDLSKEALQEAKMQAAGIPETEVYILSVVSQAGPNANSMMASRVEGELADLLRPDLQKIKEEFESEDIAIYPDIVIDRSQRNAGKQVCEYADENEMDLIIVGSRGLGEMKKLLLGSVSNQIVQNANCPILVIK, from the coding sequence ATGAAAAGAAGAATTCTCGTTGCGTATGACGGTTCTGATTTGAGTAAAGAAGCACTTCAAGAAGCTAAAATGCAGGCTGCAGGAATACCGGAGACAGAAGTATATATCCTCTCAGTCGTGTCACAGGCAGGTCCGAACGCGAATTCAATGATGGCAAGCAGGGTTGAAGGGGAATTGGCGGATCTTCTGCGTCCCGATTTGCAAAAGATTAAGGAAGAATTTGAATCTGAAGACATTGCAATATACCCGGATATCGTGATTGATCGCTCACAGCGTAACGCCGGGAAACAGGTATGTGAATATGCCGATGAAAACGAGATGGATTTAATTATTGTCGGCAGCCGAGGACTCGGCGAAATGAAAAAACTGCTGCTGGGCAGCGTCAGTAACCAAATCGTTCAGAATGCCAATTGTCCGATATTAGTTATCAAATAG
- a CDS encoding bifunctional 2',3'-cyclic-nucleotide 2'-phosphodiesterase/3'-nucleotidase, translating to MGRNNLWRLILLGLAVSFVFIPISSDSTKAESEESVVDMRLMETTDIHVNLVNYDYYQDSPTNEYGLAMTATHIKQARTETENSMLFDNGDLIQGNPLGDYTARNGLEEGELHPVYKAMNLLDYDTGNIGNHEFNYGIDYLQEAIDDANFSYVNANVYHDDGDEDPSNDEHFFEPYKIIPKEVTDTNGNTHTVDVGVIGFTPPQIMQWDQAHLEGEVITKDIYKTAQKYVPIMQEEGADVIVAVPHSGLGSTELKEREENATYNLTQVDGIDAILFGHAHEVFPGDSFEGIEGVDLEKGTINGVPSVEAGYWGNHLGIVDLKLQKNGDDWDVIDSSSQVRAIYNEETGEPLVEPDQEILDAVSDDHQATLEYIRSEVGQTTSPIYSYFALVKDDPSVQIVSDAQEWYTENAVRGTEYEDLPILSAAAPFKAGGRSGPGYYTHIPEGPIAIKNVADLYVYPNTLKVVKLTGEEIDDWLEMSAGQFNQIDSDATDEQSLVDSDFSTYNFDIIDGVTYEVDVTEPSKYSNNGELVNSDANRIKNLSYNGEPVADDQEFLVATNNYRAGGGGNFPNLDGSQVVLSPQMENRQVIINYIQENETIDPSADGNWSFASIDGDPELTFQSSPDAQEFTDEHDDISYMGEGTDGFAKYELNLAESVTLDSVKQSVTDFKDSGDIEHPMAVKLTNKLRQAEHHLDKGHQQQAVKKAEDFLKHLNNKGMAKFITDEAKEALRSDGEELVENMG from the coding sequence ATGGGGAGAAATAATCTATGGCGTCTGATTTTGCTTGGGCTTGCTGTCTCGTTTGTATTCATCCCAATCAGCAGTGATTCGACCAAGGCTGAATCAGAAGAGAGTGTTGTCGATATGCGTCTCATGGAAACGACGGATATCCATGTTAATCTCGTTAACTATGACTACTATCAGGACAGCCCGACCAACGAATATGGCCTGGCCATGACAGCAACACACATTAAACAAGCAAGGACGGAGACAGAAAATAGTATGCTGTTTGATAATGGCGATCTGATTCAAGGGAACCCGCTTGGAGACTACACTGCCAGAAACGGTCTGGAAGAAGGTGAACTGCATCCGGTATATAAAGCCATGAATCTGCTGGATTATGATACAGGCAATATCGGAAATCATGAGTTCAATTATGGCATTGATTATCTGCAGGAAGCAATTGATGATGCGAACTTCTCTTATGTTAATGCCAATGTCTACCATGATGACGGTGATGAAGATCCGTCGAATGATGAGCACTTTTTTGAACCATATAAAATTATTCCAAAAGAAGTTACGGATACGAATGGCAATACACATACCGTTGATGTTGGAGTGATTGGATTTACCCCGCCGCAAATCATGCAATGGGACCAGGCCCATCTTGAAGGCGAAGTGATTACGAAAGATATTTACAAAACGGCTCAGAAATATGTCCCAATTATGCAGGAAGAGGGTGCTGATGTCATTGTGGCCGTTCCACATTCAGGGCTTGGGTCAACCGAATTGAAAGAGCGTGAAGAAAATGCGACATATAACTTAACACAAGTTGATGGCATCGATGCGATTTTGTTCGGACATGCGCATGAAGTTTTCCCGGGTGATTCCTTCGAAGGTATTGAGGGTGTTGATTTGGAGAAGGGAACAATTAACGGTGTTCCGTCGGTAGAAGCTGGGTACTGGGGCAATCATCTCGGTATCGTTGATTTGAAGCTTCAGAAGAACGGTGACGATTGGGACGTCATTGATTCAAGTTCACAAGTCCGCGCCATTTATAATGAGGAGACCGGTGAACCATTGGTTGAACCAGATCAGGAAATTCTTGATGCCGTATCGGATGATCATCAGGCAACGCTGGAATACATCCGTTCAGAAGTCGGGCAGACAACTTCACCGATCTATAGTTACTTTGCATTGGTAAAAGATGATCCATCTGTGCAAATTGTTTCTGACGCACAGGAATGGTATACCGAAAATGCCGTTAGGGGGACAGAATACGAAGACTTGCCGATTCTCTCAGCAGCAGCGCCATTTAAAGCAGGCGGCAGAAGTGGCCCGGGATACTACACGCACATTCCGGAAGGGCCGATTGCCATCAAAAACGTAGCTGATCTTTATGTTTATCCAAATACACTGAAAGTCGTCAAATTGACAGGTGAAGAGATTGATGACTGGCTGGAAATGTCAGCAGGTCAATTTAATCAGATAGATTCAGATGCAACTGACGAGCAATCACTCGTTGATAGCGATTTTTCAACGTATAACTTTGATATTATCGATGGCGTAACATATGAAGTCGATGTTACCGAACCGTCCAAATACAGCAACAATGGTGAACTGGTCAACTCTGATGCCAACCGGATCAAGAATTTAAGTTATAATGGTGAACCGGTGGCAGACGATCAGGAATTTCTCGTTGCCACGAACAATTATCGTGCAGGCGGGGGCGGCAACTTCCCTAATCTTGACGGAAGCCAGGTTGTCCTTTCGCCACAGATGGAGAACAGGCAGGTTATCATTAATTACATTCAGGAAAATGAAACCATCGATCCTTCTGCTGACGGGAACTGGTCATTTGCGTCAATTGATGGTGACCCTGAACTGACATTCCAGTCATCACCGGATGCCCAGGAATTCACTGATGAACATGATGATATTTCCTATATGGGAGAAGGTACTGACGGTTTTGCCAAATATGAGCTTAATCTGGCAGAGTCAGTAACATTGGATTCAGTGAAGCAATCTGTAACTGACTTCAAGGATTCCGGTGATATCGAGCATCCAATGGCCGTCAAACTCACCAATAAACTCCGTCAGGCTGAACATCATCTGGATAAGGGCCATCAACAACAAGCTGTCAAAAAAGCTGAAGACTTCCTGAAGCATTTGAATAACAAAGGCATGGCTAAATTTATTACAGATGAAGCCAAAGAAGCTCTCCGGAGCGATGGAGAAGAACTGGTTGAAAACATGGGATGA
- a CDS encoding GntR family transcriptional regulator yields MAKPFDDNKPIFMQVREEIEDQILNDQLKEEDQAPSTNQLVNFYKINHVTVSKGITQLVDEGILYKKRGVGMFVAEGAKGKLIQKRKEAFVDDYVLLLVQEANKLEISETEIISLIKHVKGSDQYDV; encoded by the coding sequence CATGCAGGTTCGGGAAGAAATAGAAGATCAGATCTTAAACGACCAGTTGAAGGAAGAGGACCAGGCGCCTTCAACAAATCAATTGGTCAATTTTTATAAAATCAATCACGTAACGGTATCTAAGGGGATAACGCAGCTGGTTGATGAAGGCATACTGTACAAAAAGCGAGGGGTCGGCATGTTCGTTGCTGAAGGTGCGAAAGGAAAACTTATTCAAAAGCGGAAGGAAGCTTTTGTGGATGATTACGTTCTCCTCCTTGTTCAGGAAGCTAATAAGCTGGAAATATCGGAAACCGAGATCATCTCGCTAATCAAACATGTAAAAGGAAGTGATCAGTATGACGTTTGA
- a CDS encoding SDR family NAD(P)-dependent oxidoreductase, producing MADKIVLITGGAGGIGMETAQQFLDDGDTIVLVDVDEEALSSTKDTLNGDKDKVKLIQADVTNEDDVKNYVKDTVNTYGRIDVFFNNAGVNGPFKNIKDLEKETFEKVMSINTTGIFLGLKHVIPQMESQKHGSIINAASNAAYIGSPGMAGYIASKHAVAGLTKTAALEAAQNGVRVNAVAPAAIDTQMLTSIQQNTSPDDPGAAAEAIKQGIPAGRFGMPKEVAQVVMFLASDKASFVYGSLYNVDGGMQAD from the coding sequence ATGGCAGATAAAATAGTACTAATTACAGGCGGAGCTGGCGGCATCGGCATGGAAACGGCCCAGCAGTTTTTAGATGACGGTGATACAATTGTCCTTGTCGACGTCGATGAAGAAGCATTATCTAGTACAAAAGACACATTAAACGGCGACAAAGATAAAGTTAAATTGATTCAAGCTGATGTCACAAATGAAGACGATGTGAAAAATTATGTAAAAGATACAGTTAATACTTACGGCCGTATCGATGTGTTTTTCAACAACGCCGGTGTCAACGGTCCGTTCAAAAACATTAAAGATTTGGAGAAAGAAACGTTTGAAAAAGTTATGAGCATTAACACGACAGGCATTTTCTTGGGATTGAAACATGTCATCCCGCAAATGGAATCACAAAAACATGGCAGCATCATCAACGCGGCTTCAAACGCGGCCTATATAGGTTCACCGGGAATGGCAGGCTATATTGCATCCAAACATGCCGTGGCCGGGCTGACGAAAACAGCAGCACTGGAAGCAGCCCAAAATGGAGTTCGTGTTAACGCAGTGGCCCCGGCAGCAATCGACACACAAATGCTGACAAGTATCCAGCAAAACACATCACCGGATGACCCGGGAGCGGCGGCAGAGGCCATTAAACAGGGAATCCCGGCCGGGCGGTTTGGAATGCCAAAAGAGGTCGCACAAGTTGTCATGTTCCTTGCTTCCGATAAAGCATCGTTTGTATATGGGTCACTCTACAACGTTGACGGCGGCATGCAGGCAGATTAA
- a CDS encoding ABC transporter ATP-binding protein — protein sequence MTFDVEVNNVSLHYNGFAALKDISFKLDNGKIYGLLGRNGAGKTSLLTLLASFRKVKSGSIKIGGENPFENAKIMQHVTFHYEADYSELSENIKDMLDDAERYRPYFDRDYAHYLADRFKLPLKKPIKKLSRGMQSAFEVTLGLASRTPITIFDETYLGMDAPAREIFYEELLEDQANHPRTMILSTHLVSEMDYLFDDVIIIDQGKFVLHENYETLVSKGASITGPAEEVDTFVGNMTRLNEQKLGNTKAVMVYGELDETRRTEAQRKGLEVGPISLQDLFIYLTSEEV from the coding sequence ATGACGTTTGATGTGGAAGTGAATAATGTATCGCTGCACTATAACGGATTTGCGGCATTAAAGGATATATCCTTCAAGCTGGACAACGGTAAAATCTATGGGCTGCTGGGAAGAAATGGCGCCGGTAAGACCTCCCTTCTCACCTTACTCGCGTCTTTTCGGAAAGTTAAAAGCGGTTCGATCAAAATTGGCGGGGAAAATCCTTTTGAAAATGCCAAGATAATGCAGCATGTCACCTTTCATTACGAAGCCGACTACAGTGAGTTAAGCGAAAATATCAAGGACATGCTGGATGATGCTGAACGCTACCGGCCCTATTTTGACCGCGATTATGCGCATTATCTGGCAGACCGTTTTAAACTGCCCTTGAAAAAACCGATCAAAAAACTGTCCAGAGGCATGCAATCTGCCTTTGAGGTGACTTTGGGATTGGCTAGCCGCACACCTATCACCATTTTCGACGAAACTTATCTTGGCATGGATGCACCTGCACGGGAAATTTTTTATGAAGAATTGCTGGAAGATCAGGCAAACCATCCACGTACCATGATTTTATCAACCCATCTTGTGTCAGAAATGGATTATTTATTTGATGATGTCATTATTATTGACCAAGGAAAATTTGTGCTGCACGAGAACTACGAAACACTCGTGTCAAAAGGTGCATCAATCACAGGTCCTGCTGAAGAGGTTGATACGTTTGTCGGTAATATGACCCGCTTGAATGAACAAAAACTGGGAAATACAAAGGCTGTCATGGTTTATGGAGAGCTGGATGAAACACGCCGGACAGAAGCTCAGCGAAAAGGTCTCGAAGTCGGTCCAATTTCCCTGCAGGATTTATTCATTTATCTAACAAGCGAGGAGGTCTAG